The genomic stretch CCCCACTCTTCCGCACCTAGCAACGTGGCTATTGCCAAATCCCGAGGTGTTTTCAATTGGCCATCTGTTTGAACAACGATACGACTTCTTAACCGGTTTCGAACCAAGGTTTGGTGGGTCTCAGACAGACCCAACTCCCACGGCAATCCAGCATGTTTGATCGAGCTCCATGGAGATGCTCCCGTCCCGCCATCGTGTCCGGCGATCAGAACCACATCGGCATAGCCCTTACAGACCCCGGCAGCAATAGTGCCGACCCCTGCCTCAGAAACCAGCTTCACATTTACACGTGCTTTCCGGTTGGCATTCTTGAGGTCAAAAATTAACTGTGCCAAATCTTCAATGGAATAAATATCATGGTGAGGCGGTGGGGAAATAAGGCCCACGCCTGGAGTGGATCCCCTAACTCGACCAATCCATGCGTCCACCTTGTGACCAGGCAACTGCCCACCTTCGCCCGGCTTGGCACCTTGGGCCATCTTGATTTGAAGCTCATCGGCGTTCGTCAGGTAATGCGAAGTAACACCAAAACGTCCGGAAGCCACCTGCTTGATCCGCGATGTTTTCAGGTCTCCATTTTGATCAGGATTGAACCGTATTGGATCTTCTCCTCCTTCACCGCTATTACTTTTTCCGCCCAAGCGATTCATGGCTATAGCCAAAGTCGTGTGTGCTTCCCAAGAAATAGATCCAAAGGACATAGCACCAGTAGCGAAACGTTTAAAAATGTTTTCTGCTGGCTCCACTTCCTCGATTGGAATGGATGGACGATCAAAATTGAACTCCATTAATCCGCGCAAAGTAAATGCATCGCGTGACTGATTGTTTACCACTTTGGTATATTGATCGAACATCTTACGATCATTTGCCGCAGTCGAATGCTGTAACAGACGGATAGTGGTCGGGTTGAACAAGTGCCGTTCTCCATCCATACGCCAGGCGTATTCCCCTCCGGAATCAAGCACATCGTTTTCTATAATATTGTCATCAATTGGAAATCCCTGCCGATGGTTCATCAAAGCTTCCTTGGCAATTTCGTCCAATCCAAGCCCTTCAATACGACTGATCGTTCCGGTGAAGTACTTCTTTACCACTGCACTACTAATTCCTAGTGCTTCAAAAATCTGTGCACCCTGATAGGATTGCAGCGTTGAAATTCCCATTTTAGAGAAGATTTTCAACAGTCCACTGTTAATGGCCTTCTTGTATCTATAAAACACTTCATCGTCAGTCTGAAGCGGATCGATAATACCCTGCTCCTTGAGATCTTCCAACGTTCTGATGGCAAGGTAAGGATTGATGGCCGAAGCTCCATAACCCAAAACCGTGGCAAAATGGTGTGTTTCCTTTATATCGCCAGCCTCCACAATGATATCGGCTTTGGCGCGTAAACCTTGACGAATCAGATAATGGTGAACCGCTCCCGTGGCTAGAAGCGACGGAATTGGTGCGTGGTCACTATCCATTCCCCTGTCCGTTAGAATAATAATGGAAAATCCATCATTAACGGCGTCTCTGGCATAACGGCAGATACGGTCCAAGGCATATTTCAGTGCACCCGGCTTTCCATTCGCCAGAAAAATACATTCGATTGTTTTGGATTGGAAATGATCGTGGTCGATGTAGCGGATCTTCTGCATCTCCTCATTTGAAAGTACAGGTTGAGTCATCTCCACTTTGTGGCAATGCCTCGGCGTCTCATCCAGGAGGTTGAGGGAAGCCCCCATATAGCTTTGCAGCGACATGACCATCTCTTCCCGAATAGGATCAATGGGAGGATTGGTTACCTGGGCAAAGAGTTGCTTGAAGTAGTTGGACAACTGTTGAGGACGATCCGAAAGAATCGCAATCGGATTGTCCGCACCCATCGAGCCAAGTGGTTCCGTACCAGTATCCACCATCTGCTTAAGGATGGTATTCAAATCTTCCTGTGTGTACCCGAAGGCTTTCTGCCGCCTTTTCAACGAGCGTTCCTTGGACCGTCTATGCTCCTTATCGGGCACTGGAAGGTCGCTAAGCATAATCTTGTTTTTTTCCAGCCACTCACCATAAGGCTGGCGGGAACAAATTTCCGCTTTCACTTCGTCATCGGAAATAATCCGGCCCTGCTCGAGGTCTACAATGAAGATCTTACCTGGCTGTAGACGTCCCTTCATCACCACTCGCGCGGGATCTATCGTCAAGGAACCGGTCTCGGAACCCATTACAACCATGTCGTCGTCCGTCACCAGGTACCGCGATGGGCGCAACCCATTGCGATCCAGGGTGGCTCCGATAATTTTTCCGTCCGTGAAAGAAATGGAGGCGGGACCGTCCCACGGTTCCATTATGCAGGAGTAATATTCGTAAAAAGCTCGTTTTACGGGATCCATATCCGTCTGGGTCTGCCACGCTTCAGGCACCACCATCATCATGACCTGAGCCAGCGGACGGCCGCTCAGGACAAGCAGCTCGATCACCATATCGAGGTTCGCGGAATCGGACATCATTTTGTCGCAGATCGGGTGAAGCATCTTCAGCTCTTCCGGAGTGAAATTGACGCTTTCCAATATGGCCTCCCGGGCCCGCATCCAATTGATATTACCCATTACGGTGTTAATTTCACCGTTGTGAGAAAGATACCTGAAAGGTTGAGCCAGTCTCCAGGAAGGAAACGTGTTGGTCGAGAACCTTGAATGAAACATGGCCAGAGCCGACACAGTTCTCTCATCCTGAAGTTCAAGAAAATACTGCCTCACCTGGTCTGTTGTAAACTGGCCTTTATAGGCGATTGTTCGCGAGGACAACGATGCGATGTAAAAACTCTTCCGCGCATTGGTAATTTCCCTGTGAGCGGTATGGATGGTATAGTTCCTAAGCACATACAGCTTCCGCTCAAATTCTTCACTGGACTGGTCATCCGGCTTACCGATAAAAACCTGCTCAATTTGCGGTTCGGTATCAAGAGCGGCTTGACCGATCATGCTGTTGTCCTTGGATACATGACGGTATCCGATCAAAGAAAAGCCTAAATCATGGATATGCTCTGAAAGCAGGGCGCGACAGGCATCTCTGCATTGCTTTTCCTTAGGGAAAAATACCATGCCTACACCATACTCACCTTCTAAGGGTAACTCGAAACCTCTAATACGACAGTCTTCAGCAAAAAATTCATGTGGGATTTGAATAAGAATTCCTGCACCATCGCCGCTGGCTACATCATAACCCGTGCCACCTCGATGTTCCATATTGCAAAGCATGCTAAGCGCATTCTCAACGATTTCATGCGACTTCACACCCTTCAGATTAGCGACAAAACCAATCCCGCAACTATCATGCTCAAATTCTGGCCGATAGAGGCCTTTGTATTCATTTTCGTGGTCTATCATAAATTTTTTCCAGTAAAAGTAGTTCTATTTGGCCATTCTCTCGATAGAACCACCAGTAGAGTTTTAGGGTAATACCTATGGTACCAACACTTTCAACCCTTAAGAATCAACAAATAAATAGTTCATTGTCTTCCCAAACACAAACGCGGTTCATCAAAAAAACGAGGACAAATCTTGGAGTTTTTTCCTGACTAATGCAATAGCCTTGGTGAAATTAGGTATTTTTGCCCATTTTTCCTCAGCTCATACCTAATCGTCCTTCGATTTCCTCTAAAGGTACTCCCTTAGTCTCAGGCACGGCAATTTTTACCCAAACGAGCTGCAAGACCATCATGAAGGCGAAAAAGAGAAATACGACACCACCAGAAAACATCGTTACCATTTTTGGGAAAACCAAGGTTAAGAGGGCAGCAAAGACCCAGTGAGTAGAACAGCCCAAAGCTTGCCCATGAGCTCGGTTTTGGTTCGGAAAGATTTCGCCGATAAATACCCAGATTACAGCTCCCTGGCCTACGGCATGCGACGCGATGAATGCAAAAATGCAAACCGGAACAATTACGTAGTTTTCGGAAAAAAATGCCCAAGAACAAAGTCCGAGTGAGGTTATGTAACCTATCGAACCAATGTATAGCAGTGTTCGCCGGCCAAGTCGATCGATCAAATAAAGCCCTAAAAAGGTAAACAAAAGATTCGTTACTCCTATTCCAATGGATTGAAGCAGCGCAGCTTTTTCACCCAGACCTGTCATTTCGAAAATCCTGGGAGCAAAATACAAAACCGCATTGATGCCGGAAAGCTGATTAAAGAAAGCGATGAAAAAAGCCAAAAGAATTGGAATCTTTAAGCGAGAGGTCCAAAATCTAGCAGAAGTTTTCGTCACAACAGAGGCTGATTGAATTTCATCCGCTTTAGACTCCAATTGGTTTTCAGTGTATTCCGGGTGGATAGCCTTCAAGATTTCAATACCCTCAGCTCGCTTCCCAAGCTTTCCGATTAACCAACGTGGGCTTTCGGGAATCCCAAAACACATCACAGAATAAATCAGGGCAGGAATAGCCTCAATACCAAGCATCCAGCGCCATGCATTTTCGCCCAAACCTCCAAGCAGAAAATTTGAAAGAAATGCTACCAAGATGCCGAAGACGATATTGAACTGAAACATACCTGCCAAACGGCCCCGCTTATCAGCGGGTGAGATCTCAGAAATATATAAAGGAGCGGCGACTGTGGAAATACCGACACCAACTCCACCAATAAAACGGGCAATCATAAGCGTGTATGCCTCTGGTGCTATTGCTGATCCGATCGCTGACACGAAATAAAGCGCGCCCACCCAGATCAGGGTCTTTTTGCGACCAAATAGGTCTGTTGGAATACCACCAAGCAAGGCACCAAGCACGGTACCCCATAGTGCAGCACTGATAACAAGACCATGTAGCTCATCACCCAACCCCCAAAGTTTTTGAATGCTTTGCTCGGCACCCGATATTACAACCGTATCAAATCCGAATATGAACCCAGCCAGCGCAGAAGTTAATGCCCAAACAAACAGGCGGGAATTGGAAGAT from Verrucomicrobiota bacterium encodes the following:
- the gltB gene encoding glutamate synthase large subunit, yielding MIDHENEYKGLYRPEFEHDSCGIGFVANLKGVKSHEIVENALSMLCNMEHRGGTGYDVASGDGAGILIQIPHEFFAEDCRIRGFELPLEGEYGVGMVFFPKEKQCRDACRALLSEHIHDLGFSLIGYRHVSKDNSMIGQAALDTEPQIEQVFIGKPDDQSSEEFERKLYVLRNYTIHTAHREITNARKSFYIASLSSRTIAYKGQFTTDQVRQYFLELQDERTVSALAMFHSRFSTNTFPSWRLAQPFRYLSHNGEINTVMGNINWMRAREAILESVNFTPEELKMLHPICDKMMSDSANLDMVIELLVLSGRPLAQVMMMVVPEAWQTQTDMDPVKRAFYEYYSCIMEPWDGPASISFTDGKIIGATLDRNGLRPSRYLVTDDDMVVMGSETGSLTIDPARVVMKGRLQPGKIFIVDLEQGRIISDDEVKAEICSRQPYGEWLEKNKIMLSDLPVPDKEHRRSKERSLKRRQKAFGYTQEDLNTILKQMVDTGTEPLGSMGADNPIAILSDRPQQLSNYFKQLFAQVTNPPIDPIREEMVMSLQSYMGASLNLLDETPRHCHKVEMTQPVLSNEEMQKIRYIDHDHFQSKTIECIFLANGKPGALKYALDRICRYARDAVNDGFSIIILTDRGMDSDHAPIPSLLATGAVHHYLIRQGLRAKADIIVEAGDIKETHHFATVLGYGASAINPYLAIRTLEDLKEQGIIDPLQTDDEVFYRYKKAINSGLLKIFSKMGISTLQSYQGAQIFEALGISSAVVKKYFTGTISRIEGLGLDEIAKEALMNHRQGFPIDDNIIENDVLDSGGEYAWRMDGERHLFNPTTIRLLQHSTAANDRKMFDQYTKVVNNQSRDAFTLRGLMEFNFDRPSIPIEEVEPAENIFKRFATGAMSFGSISWEAHTTLAIAMNRLGGKSNSGEGGEDPIRFNPDQNGDLKTSRIKQVASGRFGVTSHYLTNADELQIKMAQGAKPGEGGQLPGHKVDAWIGRVRGSTPGVGLISPPPHHDIYSIEDLAQLIFDLKNANRKARVNVKLVSEAGVGTIAAGVCKGYADVVLIAGHDGGTGASPWSSIKHAGLPWELGLSETHQTLVRNRLRSRIVVQTDGQLKTPRDLAIATLLGAEEWGVATAALVVEGCIMMRKCHLNTCPVGIATQDKNLRKLYNGKVEHVINFFTFMVEGLREIMAELGFRTINEMVGQSQCLKFRDNIDHWKYKNLDLSPILYREKPRKGDALHQAIPQEHLIANVLDRRLIVDAASSLDDGTPVKLEYKIVNTDRTVGAMLSNEISKRYHGEGLKDETIDVKFRGSAGQSFGCFTANGVRFELEGDSNDYFGKGLSGGSLIVYPDRNAPFKARDNIIIGNVAFFGATGGKAFIRGIAGERFCVRNSGVTAVVEGVGDHGCEYMTGGKAVILGETGRNFAAGMSGGVAYVYDLSGKFSSRCNMEMVKLGPVEHPDDIADLKSLIEEHLASTKSEVAEEILDDWYNNLGNFVRVMPVDYERMLGYMEEARATGKFEEENDIAEEAFGMHLRHLAAK
- a CDS encoding sugar porter family MFS transporter, whose amino-acid sequence is MSHSKSSNSRLFVWALTSALAGFIFGFDTVVISGAEQSIQKLWGLGDELHGLVISAALWGTVLGALLGGIPTDLFGRKKTLIWVGALYFVSAIGSAIAPEAYTLMIARFIGGVGVGISTVAAPLYISEISPADKRGRLAGMFQFNIVFGILVAFLSNFLLGGLGENAWRWMLGIEAIPALIYSVMCFGIPESPRWLIGKLGKRAEGIEILKAIHPEYTENQLESKADEIQSASVVTKTSARFWTSRLKIPILLAFFIAFFNQLSGINAVLYFAPRIFEMTGLGEKAALLQSIGIGVTNLLFTFLGLYLIDRLGRRTLLYIGSIGYITSLGLCSWAFFSENYVIVPVCIFAFIASHAVGQGAVIWVFIGEIFPNQNRAHGQALGCSTHWVFAALLTLVFPKMVTMFSGGVVFLFFAFMMVLQLVWVKIAVPETKGVPLEEIEGRLGMS